The genomic region GTCCCCGGAATGGGTGATGAACATGATGCTCAATCCTGAGGAAATGATCCTTAAAGATCCTATCGCAAAACAATTATTAATAGAACACAACGGCTCTCCCATGGCCAATCAAAACCTGACCGAGGAAGATGCCAGACAGCTTCTGGAATACTTTAGGACGCTTGACTAAAGCCTAGAAACAGCTAACTAAATCAATTAAATATGAAAGCAATTATCAAATTTTTTCTATTGACAATTCTCATTGCGGGTATTTCCGCATGCAGAAATAGCAGCGAAGCAGAAGAAGAGGATATTTCTGCTTCAACAGAACAAGCCAGTGAAGAAAGGCAGGGCCAGGCTTTTGTAAAGGATGATGTTTCAGAGCCTACTGTTCTCGACATTGCAATACAGTCTGAAGACCACTCGACCCTGGTGGCAGCCGTACAGACCGCCGAACTGGAAAATGCCTTGGTTAACGCAGGGCCATTAATGGTCTTTGCCCCTACCGATGAAGCGTTTGAAGCACTACCTGAAGGTACCGTGGATGATCTTTTAAAACCTGAGAATAAAAATAAGCTCTCACTTATACTA from Gramella sp. MT6 harbors:
- a CDS encoding fasciclin domain-containing protein: MKAIIKFFLLTILIAGISACRNSSEAEEEDISASTEQASEERQGQAFVKDDVSEPTVLDIAIQSEDHSTLVAAVQTAELENALVNAGPLMVFAPTDEAFEALPEGTVDDLLKPENKNKLSLILKHHVTPGKYDKEFLKKFKKLGQASDLSVPVEVKGEDVYVGGAKIIASVPAGNGIVHVVDKVIIPEN